ttgataaaatcttacctaaaattaataactgaaaaaataatattaaaatactaataatttttatctaaatagtgtaagaaaaataaattttgaataaatacgtatataaagtttgtttatattttaggCCCTGATTTAAAATTTCGCCTTAGGCCCCCAATCACGTTAAGCAGCCCCTAATTTCAACCCATTACAAAAATTAAGATTCATGTTGTCGCAAAGAAGAAGGACAGCGAAAAATCTTGAAAGACGATGGATGAAATGAGAGAGGGGTGGAGAAGACGATGTGGTTGGGGAATGGGTTGGGGTTAGGATAGACAAAAGTGTAGAAGACATTGGATGGGTGGGTTGGAGTGTCGGGAATAGTGAACGAGACGATTTGGGTGGGTGGGTAGGGGTTGGAGTGGGTGAGCAGAGAAGATGCCCTTGGtagatttgtttttttattttattatttttgtgtaaaaaatTTCACGTGTCATTAAATCATTGGCTACTTCTTCATTctactaaaatattattatttaaaaaatatttttaatatgcaTGTCacgtatttttatttaatttgtcactTCGACACGTCATCGCCGAGTGTGTTACACACACCTTATATATTTAGCTGATTGTTGAAAAAGTGCTAAAATGACAATGAAGAATGACATGagatgtctaaaatgaacaaaacttAGTTAAAATGTTCAAATAAAAATTGGTGCCAAATTTAGGGGGTCACCGATGGGTTAGATGATATTCTTATATTACACAAGTGGTAGATACTTTGCAAAATGGGCATGGGCTTTTGAGGTACCTTTTTAgactaagagcctgtttggctcagcttaaaagctggtcaaactgacttaaaagctggtttttgacttatttagctgtttggcaatactcaaaataacttattttaagttaaaaaaaacttattttaagccaaaagttaaaagctggggtaggggtgcttctttattttagcttataagctgttttaagttgaccacatttttatctttttgcccttcatatttttatacaatctccaaattacccatatAATCCTAAcatttctttcttccatttttctcttttcacgTTTGACAtaacaacttcagcacttttatccaaacgcataactgcttattttaaaaataagtttcagcacttttaaaagtacttttttaaagctgcttttattaagcccatccaaacgggccctaagcTAGCAGAAGTGTCATGTCTTTCTAATTTCATATTGACTGCTAAACTTCTAGATggattatttattaataaatactaCTAATAATATTCTCTGTTACATAGGagggcttgatcttcttctctTGTACTACTATTTCTACAAGTATTTTTCTTTGAACTATATTTTCTATCAGGCACACAGTTTGTTTTCTTCACTTGCATTACTTagatttcataatttatttatttttatagaagAAAAACAACTAGATACCAATTAGAAAACTTTACTTTTTGTTATAAAACCATCAAGAAGTATATCTTTTCATAAAACctcatttgaaattttcaatGATGGGATGAATAGTCCACCATTGAATTCCCACAATACCTCCCACAGGCTTTATTGACCTGCTGACTTAAAGCAATTAGAAAATCAATTTCCACTTCATCACACAcgtaatataatttaaattctcttaaattgttttttgtattttatatataaatagaagtaGCATTTCTTTCCCTTAATCAACTCACAACTCTCTCATAAACAAAACCACAAATTCATATAGAAAGAATATAATATGGATTTAGTTCAAAATATATTCAATGGAGGCTCACTAAGAAAGTATGGTAATGGCAGGAAGAACATAAAGGTTATTAAGTTAGGTGGGAATAAGAGCCAAAAAAGATCAATTATATGGAGGATTAAAACAATtccaaaattgaaattgaagattttttcaCCATTTAAATTATGGAACAAATTCAAGAATGcttatatgaatatgatgtttCACTTGGCTGGAAATGTGAACAATGAAAATTACATGTTTGGCAGAAAGAGAATTCCAAAGGCTAGGGAAATTGAATTAGCTTATACAAATACTGAGTTTGAAAACAgacttatatatgaaatttacaaGTCCATGGTGCCTTCCATGGAATTGTATCCAAATCTATAGAGATAAATTCTTTCAATGATCAAGCTCTAGTTTATAGATTTTTAGGGGTTTTGTTATGTATGctttcattttctcttttgttATGTAACAAACTCTTTGAAGTAATTGATTGCGTGAATGGTCACTCAACTTGTGTTTAATTGACCATTAAAGTCAATTTTTCTCCTTCAAAGATTTATTAAGAgggtttaaaatataaaaagggaACACATAAAAAGTCATAAATGGTTGaagattatattatataaaatataattaaacaaaaaactaTGTATAAACagcgaaaaaataattatccttGTAGTGGATTTTAATTCTAGAACTTTGTTTCAATTTCTCCCCAAAATTGCAATAACACAGGGTAATTAGTAGATTAATTTTTCACTCAATACTAAAAATACtagaatttttttgttttaatttcacTCCAAAATTgcaataattaatttcttttatcaataattaatttaaggaGAGGAATTCCTGCTAAGATTTGTTAGAGTGTTTAAGAACAATGCTAAATGGAATGTAGTAGTAATGCTTGCATTAACAGTGCATGTATTAGTTTCACTTGCATTAGTTGTACATAGATTAATTTTatgcattaaaaaaaaacatgcattgcataaaattaatttacaaagATAACCTCCTCTACGATGGCAGAGAAGATGTAAAAAAAGTTTTTGAGGCCAATTGAGTCTTTGATCATTTTAATGTCAATGAATTCATTACATTGCTAATACCTAGAAATCCTTGGTATGAGCTATACACACCTTAATAcacaattgaatacaattatatataagtTGAAAGAGAGTATTAAAGCGTAAATTAGGTATATAACATTTTATGTAGTCATATTCTCAAGTTATGGCATAAGAGTTTGATTTGCAttgtataacatttaatatatcaagttatagcattttttaaaaagaaaataatattaattttaaattattacaaatatataattaaaaaaaataaaaaaaacggataaattaatattagataATGTGATGCAtgaaattagttattattaattaatgataacTAATTTGCACATTTTAAGGGATtcgaattttttttaagattagATAGATACCATAAATGTCTCTAATTAGTTTTAATGataataagttatgatttaattccttaaaatattctaatgtgttattttctttccttaaaCGTgcattgtttgtttttttttcttcagaaattgaggattattttaatatttgaatattgcaattttttttcgttttttttttaaaattcttaaattttgacGTTGAAAACGATTAGATTTGATTTGATGGAGAACATTGtgtcaatattaattaaacatggtggcAAGTGGAATTCACCAGGTtagtttttaattatgatttgttatgttttaagtataaattattggttgtaattatatttttttttttgacatgtatggaatgtttcatttttttttatttctgttaTATTTTAGATGCTGATATCATGTATTTTTTGTGATACAATTACGATGTGTATATGAtactatgaaaaatattaagtaatagtaattttcttttgatttgtaaTTAAAATGAAGATTGGTGTGATAATTGATTTatgaagaaaatacaaaaatttacaGATTGTTAATCGattgcaaaaaataataattggatAGAATTCATTGTGCAGTTttagtatgaaaaaaatatgaacaaagtCTGACAATTTGTATGAATATTgtttgaaaattatatgaaatgtgtATTTATGGTAAAAGCCACTCCATATTATATTATCAGGtgataaaattttgtaaattgatgaaatatgaaaactgtattatttatgtatgtaatgtatgaatatattgtaggaaatatgtatgaaagcccattttttttattgtatatatcagtgattaatatgttataaatatatatatgaattttgtataaagtttagattaattgtgtattaaatttttaataagttgTATCGATTGTGTATGAAAGTGCATTTTTGATTGTATGTATCAGTGAATTATATAGTATTTGTGTATGAATTGTGTTTTTAATTGATAtgttacatatatatgaattttgtataaaCAATGGATTAATTGTGTatgaaattgtatttttttgttgtatttatcAGTGAATTATATAGTAAGtgtgtatgaattgtgtatgagtAATTTTATAGTGTGGTGCACTAAATGTAATTTTAATGTTGTGAAACAGGAAAATACGTCGACTTTGAGATGGAGGGCATCCTATATGATACTTTTACTCTTTATATTGGTTTAGTTAATGCTATAATAACTCAACTTAATATAGAAGACAATATAAATTCTGTTGAGATAAAATATCTTGTTAGCGAAATGTGTCCACCTATTAAAATTCATGATGATGTTGGGGTAAATGTTTTTCTAGATCAGATGAGGGTGAATTTGGATTTCTTTACAAAATATCCATTATGCATCACTTTGAAATATCGTGAGCAGTATAACGAAGGTCATGGAGTTATAATTACTGATAGAATAAATTCTGATGTTAGATTGTCACAGACTAACATTGATTTGTACTCCAACAATTCTATCCGTTTGATCGGAATGAATTTAGACGGAGTTGTCAATGATAATAGTGAAATAgataatgatataatatgtgaCCATTCCAACCTATTTGTagttgataatcaaatttataataataaaaaaacactTAGGAAGGTTATGAGGCATGTTGGACTTGTTGAAAAATTCAGTTTTTGTGTTGCGCGTTGTAATGCATCTAAGTAAgtgtacaaaaaaatttaagttattttatttgtttcactGTACATAATTGTAAtgtatattttctaattttgaaaCAGTTATCACCTGAATTGTATTTCTAAAACTTGTTATTGGATGATGAGGACATCTAGtttgaataaatcaaatttattcaaaGTTAGGAAGTATATTGCTCAGCACACTTGAGAAAGAGTTTATGCCAGACGTCAGGGGATAACTGACGTCGTAGCTGTCTTGATAATGTCATAGCTGTCTTGATAATGGAGAAGTATATTGATCCATCTACGGTATATACTCCAAAAGATATAgctgatgatatgttgatattGCATGGCGTTTCGTTGACGTACATACAGGCATGGAGAGCTAAAGAAAAGCAGTAAAGTTGGTGCACGGAGATCCAGCAGAGTCCTATGCAAAATTACCTGGTAATTTCGAAATAAGAATGAATTTAAGATTACCCATTGAATTGGACTGTTATGTTTTCGTGTATtctttatgtataaaatatgtatgaattggactgttatttttacattttggaGCAAACATATCCAAGATCcgttttgaaaattaaaaggaaagaaggTGATACATTTTTATACGCATTTGTTCCGTTGGAAGCTTGTATTAGAGGTTGGGAATATTGTCGGCCAATTGTAGTTGTTGATGGTGCGGGATTAAAATGTTCATATGGTGGTACAATGTTAACTGCCAGCACAATGGATCCGGGAGGTAAATTTTtatcctatttaattttctgattatataatataatgaaataatttacaaATTGTATTTCAGAtttgtgtgatatttttttaaaaaacttgaGCAGGTCATATACTTCCGTTGGCGTATGCGATAGTAGATTTCGAAAACGATGCTTCATGGACTTGGTTCTTTAAGCAGTTTAAGGAAGCATATGGAGTTAGACAAAACACGTGTTTTATGTCGGATCGAAATGAAAGCATATGGAAAGGGACTGCAAATGTATATCCTGAATCAGAACATTATGCATGCATATGGCATCTGTCAGTCAATGTGTTGAAGAATTTCAATAGAAATACTGAAGATTTTGTTCTTTACATTGGCAAAAGCTTATATAAAACAATAGTTTGAGACAATTATGGAAAGAATAGATTAGATAGATACGCGCATACGACAATACTTGTTTGATATTGGTTATAGCAAATGGTCAAGAGCTTACTCGAATTGTAAGCGCACATGGACCATGACTTCAAACATCGCGGAGTCATTGAATAATGTTAACAGGTTAGCAAGGAGGTTACCGGTGATTTCACTTCTTGAGTTTATGAGGGTAACAATTCAGAGGTGGATTCACAAGCATAATGAGGAGGCTGATAAGACAACATCTGATctgacaaaaaaatatgatatttatctaCAGAAAAGTATTGCGTTGTCGTGCAATATGAGGG
This window of the Solanum pennellii chromosome 2, SPENNV200 genome carries:
- the LOC114076044 gene encoding uncharacterized protein LOC114076044; the protein is MYELDCYFYILEQTYPRSVLKIKRKEGDTFLYAFVPLEACIRGWEYCRPIVVVDGAGLKCSYGGTMLTASTMDPGGHILPLAYAIVDFENDASWTWFFKQFKEAYGVRQNTCFMSDRNESIWKGTANVYPESEHYACIWHLSVNVLKNFNRNTEDFVLYIGKSLYKTIV